Proteins encoded together in one Planctomyces sp. SH-PL14 window:
- a CDS encoding prenyltransferase/squalene oxidase repeat-containing protein: MIRILCVGLLLVSLSPRPSSADEPVTLENVAPSGKNVADEPVAKEFSLERAGAFLDTASLHWQKSRQCFTCHTNYAYLMARPYLGADTTAHRQVREFAEELVEKRWAEKGPRWDAEVVATAAALAINDAATTGKLHPLTRTALDRIWTVQRDDGGFDWLKCGWPPMENDDEYGAVLAAIAVGSAPENYRSQPQAQVGIAKLQKYLRETKWPTLHHRAMLVWASAAWPELLTAEDRERTLADLSSRQLPDGGWSASSLGDWKRGDDTPQTPDVADGYGTGFVLFVLQKGGVPATDPRIEKGITWLKTNQRESGRWFTRSLHKDNHHFLTHAGSAFAVMALGEAGALPRPETPVSLRQP, from the coding sequence ATGATCCGGATCCTTTGCGTCGGGCTGCTTCTGGTCTCCCTGTCCCCGCGCCCGTCATCCGCAGACGAGCCGGTCACGCTGGAGAACGTCGCGCCGAGCGGCAAGAACGTCGCTGACGAGCCGGTCGCCAAGGAGTTTTCGCTCGAACGGGCCGGCGCGTTTCTCGACACCGCGTCCCTGCACTGGCAGAAGTCCCGGCAGTGCTTCACCTGCCACACGAACTACGCCTACCTGATGGCCCGCCCCTATCTCGGAGCGGATACGACGGCCCACCGACAGGTCCGGGAGTTCGCCGAAGAGCTCGTCGAGAAACGCTGGGCCGAAAAGGGTCCCCGCTGGGACGCGGAAGTCGTCGCCACGGCCGCGGCGCTGGCGATCAACGATGCCGCGACGACAGGCAAACTTCATCCGCTCACCAGGACCGCCCTCGACCGGATCTGGACCGTGCAGCGGGACGACGGCGGGTTCGACTGGCTCAAGTGTGGCTGGCCGCCGATGGAGAACGACGACGAGTACGGCGCCGTGCTGGCGGCCATCGCCGTCGGCAGCGCTCCCGAGAACTATCGATCACAGCCGCAGGCCCAGGTGGGAATTGCCAAGCTGCAGAAATACCTCAGGGAGACGAAGTGGCCGACACTCCATCACCGGGCCATGCTCGTGTGGGCATCCGCGGCCTGGCCGGAACTCCTGACTGCCGAAGACCGGGAACGAACGCTCGCCGACCTCTCATCGCGGCAGCTTCCCGACGGCGGCTGGTCCGCCTCCAGTCTCGGGGACTGGAAACGAGGCGACGACACGCCGCAGACGCCCGACGTCGCCGACGGATACGGAACCGGCTTCGTGCTGTTCGTCCTGCAGAAGGGGGGCGTTCCGGCGACCGATCCTCGCATTGAGAAGGGGATCACGTGGCTCAAGACGAACCAGCGCGAAAGCGGGCGGTGGTTCACCCGTTCGCTGCACAAGGACAACCATCACTTCCTGACGCACGCCGGCTCCGCCTTCGCGGTCATGGCCCTCGGAGAAGCGGGCGCCCTGCCGCGGCCCGAGACCCCTGTCTCTCTGCGGCAACCCTGA